A region of the Streptococcus suis genome:
CCTGGGTTGCCAACAAGTCTGGCAAGGGCAAGTTAGCCTTCCTGCAATTGCGTGACGGAACAGCCTTCTTCCAAGCAGTTGCCTTCAAACCAAACTTTATTGAAAAATTCGGTGAAGAAGCAGGTACTGAGAAATTCGATGTGGCAAAACGCCTCAGTCAAGAAACGTCTGTCTATGTGACAGGGATCGTCAAGGAAGATGAGCGTTCTAAGTTTGGTTATGAGTTGGATGTGACAGACCTCGAAGTCATCGGTGAGTCACAAGATTACCCAATTACGCCAAAAGAACACGGTACAGACTTCCTTATGGACAACCGTCACCTCTGGTTGCGTTCTCGTAAACAGGTCGCTATCCAGCAAATCCGTAACGCCATCATCTATGCGACCTATGAATTCTTTGAAAAGAATGGCTTTATCAAGTTTGATAGCCCAATCTTGTCTGGAAATGCGGCAGAAGATTCAACAGAATTGTTTGAAACAGATTACTTTGGTCAACCAGCTTATCTCAGTCAATCAGGTCAGCTTTACCTGGAAGCTGGTGCTATGGCCCTTGGTCGTGTTTTCGACTTCGGTCCTGTTTTCCGTGCGGAAAAATCCAAAACTCGTCGTCACTTGACAGAGTTCTGGATGATGGATGCCGAGTATTCCTTCCTAAGCCATGAAGAGTCACTTGACTTACAAGAAGCTTATGTCAAAGCCTTGATTCAAGGTGTTATCGACCGTGCGCCACAAGCCTTAGAAACTCTTGAGCGTGATGTGGATGCCCTTAAACGCTACATTGCAGAACCATTCAAACGTGTGGCTTATGATGATGCCATTACTCTTCTGCAAGAACACGAAGCGGATGAAGATACGGACTACGAACACATCGAGCATGGTGATGACTTTGGCTCACCACATGAAACTTGGATTTCAAACTACTTTGGTGTACCGACTTTTGTGGTCAACTATCCAGCAAGCTTTAAGGCCTTCTACATGAAGCCAGTTCCAGGTAATCCAGAGCGCGTGCTTTGTGCGGACCTCTTGGCGCCAGAAGGCTACGGTGAAATCATCGGTGGTTCTATGCGTGAGGATAACTACGACGCCTTGGTAGCTAAGATGGATGAGCTCGGCATGGACAAGTCAGAATACGAATTCTACCTTGACCTACGTAAGTACGGTTCAGTGCCACACGGTGGTTTCGGTATCGGTATCGAGCGTATGGTAACCTTCGTCGCTGGTACAAAACATATCCGTGAAGCCATTCCGTTCCCGAGAATGTTGCACCGCTTGCATCCATAAGCAAATCAATAGATATACAAACAGACTACAAACGTGGTCTGTTTTTCTGGTGTCCATTGACATTTTGAACGAATTGTTATACAATGTATTACAAGAAGAAAGTAGGTAGAATGATGGGAATTGTATCCTTACGGTTAAACGATGCAGAAGAAGAAATCTTCAGAAGCTATGCCATTCATACAGGAAAAAGCCTGTCTGAGTTATTTAAAACTGCACTGGCAGAACAGATAGAAGACCAGTTGGACTATGAAATTGGTATCAAGGCTTTGAAGAAATTCCAAGAAAATCCTGTTACACACTCGATTGATGATGTTCTTGCGGAGTTAGAAGATGGCTTATAAACTTGTTCTCAGCGATGATGCTTTGAAGCAGTTGAAAAAAATGGACAGGCATGTGGGGATGATGCTTGCAAAGGATTTGAAAAAACGTTTGGACGGTTTGGAGAATCCAAGACAGTTTGGCAAGGCCTTGGTAGGAGACTATAAGGGGCTGTGGCGGTATAGAGTGGGGAATTACCGTGTGATTTGCGATATTATTGATAACAAAATGGTCATCCTAGCTCTTGAAATCGGGCACCGGAAAGAAATCTATAAAAAGTGAAGCTTTAGGAAACTAGGCTCGGTATCGGTGCACTTCTCAGAGCTCGTGTCAACATCTCAGCGCAGTGGTTGATTGGGTTTAACAGTCCAGTGGAGTGAAACAGTTCTGGGAACTGTTTCAGCCCGAGCCTTGAAACAGAAAAGCGAGGTAAAAAGGTTGGAGATAAGATTTGCGAAGCAAATCTCAGCAATTCGTGTTTTCCACTCCAAATCTTCCTTATACGACTGAAGCGAACGGAGTTCGCCTTATCTCCAACCTCCAAAGGCTCCCCGAACCTTTGGAGCTATGCGGGGGTGGGGAGACGAACTCCTTTTTGACTTATCGAGTTCTTCCCCACTCCCTGTTTTCTTGTTTTTTCACCTGTTTTTATTTATAATTATTCTAAATAAATCCGTGGAGAGGAAAATGAAGCAAGAAAGTTTAGGAAAAGAGATTATTCGTTTGGCCTTTCCTGCGACGGTGGAAAATATTTTTCAGCCCTTAGTTGGTTTTATGGATACCCTCTTGATTGCACAGCTGGGGCTGGTAGCGGTGACGGCAGTGGGTCTAGCCAATACGATTTTGAATGTCTATTTGGCGGTCTATATGGCTTTGGGAGTTGGGGCAACAGCTTTGATTGCTCGGTCTATTGGCGCGGGAGATAGGGAATCTCTTACCTTTCATGTCCGTCAAGCCTTAGTGCTTTCAGTAGGTGTAGGTCTGCTATTGGGTTTACTATCCCTTGTTTTCGGGCGGCAGATGCTGGTCTTAATGGGAGCAGATGCGGAGAGTTTGGCTGGCGCCCAGGCATTTTTTTACTGGGTTGGTGGCTTGACGATTTTCCAAGCTCTGATGACCATTTTGGGAACAATCCTGCGGGCATCTGGCGACACAGTTTCCCCTATGAAAATGAGCTTACTGACCAATGGTTTTAATGTGGTCTTGGACTATTTCTTGATTTTTGGTATTGGCTCTTGGTCAGGTTGGGGTATTGTAGGGACCGCCTTGGGAACCATCTTAGCTCGCTTGCTTGGTACTGTCTTGCTTTACCGAAAGGTACAGCAGACTGACTTGGCAGTTGATCTCAAACAATTGTTCCGCTTGGGAAGTCCTAAGGAAATGGTGGTTTTGACCCTACCTGCAGCAGCCGAACGCTTGGTTATGCGGTTGGGACAGGTGGTCTATTTCAGTTTGATTGTGGGGCTGGGGACGACTGTCTATGCTTCTCACATGATTGCAGGCAATATCGAGAGTTTTACCTATATGCCAGCCTATGGTCTTGCGACAGCGGCAGCGGTTTTGATCGGTCAAGCCTTGGGAAAGGGGGACATCCTCACAGTTAGACGAGTCGCATTTCTCAGCTCTGCCTATGGAGTAGCCACCATGTCCCTTCTGGGAATCGTCTTATTTTTCGGAGCTCCAAGTTTTGCTCTGCTATTTACCAAAGACCTAGAAGCCGTCCGTCAAGTCGTCATAGCTCTGCGGATTGATGCCTTCAACCAGCCGGGGCTGGCGGTTTCTTTGATTATGGCTGGCGCTCTGCAGGGATTGGGGGATACCAAGTCGCCGCTCTACTCCACAATGATAGGAATGTGGGGGCTGCGCGTTGTAGGTGTTATCGTCTTAGGTCAGATGTTCGGTTTAGGAATTGCCGGCGTCTGGCTGTCGATTTTGATTGACCTGCTCTTGCGAGCGATTTTTCTGACTTGGAGATTTATTGTACAAACACGAAAACTGGCTGAATAGGTCAGTTTTTTGGTATAATATCAATAGAAAGATAAAAAGGAGATCATCAGATGAAAACGATTCACACAGGTAAGGCACCTGCAGCAATTGGCCCATACGTTCAAGGGAAGGTTGTTGGAAATTTCCTATTTGCCTCTGGTCAGGTTCCTCTCTCACCTGAAACTGGTGAAGTGGTTGGTGAAACCATTCAGGAGCAGACTGAGCAAGTCCTGAAAAATATTGCAGCAATTTTATCAGAAGCAGGAACAGACTTTGACCATGTGGTGAAAACAACTTGTTTCCTAAAAGATATGAATGATTTTGTAGCCTTTAACGAAGTTTATAAAACAGCCTTTTCAGCGGATTTTCCAGCTCGTTCAGCGGTGGAAGTTGCACGCTTGCCACGTGATGTTAAGGTTGAGATTGAAGTTATTGCAGTTATTGATTAGAAGAGAAAAGGAGGGAATGTCATGTCGGACAAACTCCATTTAGTAATTGTGACAGGGATGTCGGGAGCTGGTAAGACGGTAGCAATTCAGTCTTTTGAAGACTTGGGTTATTTTACCATTGACAATATGCCACCGACTCTCTTGCCAAAGTTTTTAGAGTTGATTCGTCATAGCCAGGATAACAATAAGATTGCTCTTGTTGTAGATATGCGGAGTCGCTCCTTCTTCTCGGAGATTCGAGAGGTGTTGGATGAGATTGAGGGGGCAGAGGATTTAGATTTTAAAGTCCTATTCTTGGATGCGACGGATAGTGAATTGGTTGCTCGCTATAAAGAAACTCGTCGTTCCCATCCTTTGGCGGCTGATGGTCGTGTTTTGGACGGGATTCAGCTAGAGCGTGAACTTTTGGCTCCCTTGAAAAATATGAGCCAGAATGTCATTGACACGACTGAGCTGACACCTCGTAATCTCCGTATGGCAATCTCAGAGCAGTTTGCTAGTCAGGACAACCAACCATCCTTCCGTGTGGAAGTCATGTCTTTTGGTTTCAAATATGGTCTGCCTCTGGATGCGGACTTGGTCTTTGATGTGCGTTTCTTGCCAAATCCTTATTATCAGAAAGAATTACGAAATCTGACTGGTCTGGATGCTCCCGTCTTTGATTATGTTATGGACCACCAGGAATCTGAAGAATTTTACAGCCACCTTATCGGCTTGATTGAGCCAATTCTTCCTGGTTACCAGAAGGAAGGAAAATCAGTTCTAACGATTGCCGTTGGTTGCACGGGCGGTCAACATAGAAGCGTAGCCTTTGCTAAACGCTTGGCAGATGATTTGGAGAAAAACTGGATTGTCAATCGTAGCCATCGCGATAAGGACAGACGGAAGGAGACGGTCAACCGCTCATGAGAAAACCAAAGATTACAGTTATCGGGGGCGGAACGGGAATTCCAGTCATTTTGAAGAGTTTGCGGGATAAGGATGTAGAGATTACCGCTATCGTGACGGTAGCTGATGACGGAGGATCTTCGGGGGAAATCCGCCAGGCTTTGCAGGTGACCCCTCCAGGTGATTTGCGTAACGTCCTATTGGCTATGTCGGATATGCCCAAACTTTATGAACAAATTTTCCAGTATCGTTTTGCGGATTCAGATGGACCCTTGGCTGGTCATCCACTAGGGAATCTCATCATTGCTGGCATTTCAGAAATGCAGGGTTCAACCTACAATGCGATGAGGTTGTTGACGCGCTTTTTCCATACGACAGGGCGGATTTATCCATCTAGCGAACAGGCCTTGACTCTTCATGCTATTTTTACAGATGGGACCGAGGTAGCAGGTGAGAGCAAGATTTCCAAGCATAATGGGATGATTGATCATGTCTATGTGACAAATTCTTATAACGATGATGAACCGAAAGCCAGTCGCCAGGTGGTTGAAACGATTATGGAAAGTGACATGATCGTACTTGGACCGGGTTCTCTTTTTACCTCAATCTTGCCGAATCTGATGATTTCTGACATTGGCAAAGCCCTAAAAGAAACCAAGGCTGAAGTGACCTATGTGTGCAACATTATGACCCAACGGGGAGAGACTGAGTTTTTCTCAGATGCGGACCATGTGGCGGTTCTCAATGCACACCTAGCTGAACAATTCATTGATACAGTTTTGGTCAATATTGAGCCGGTTCCACAAGAGTATATGAATAGCAACCAGTTTGATGAATACTTGGTACAGGTAAAACACGATTTTGCAGGTTTGCAAAAACAGGCTAATCGTGTGATTTCTTCGAATTTTCTTCGTTTGGAAAATGGCGGAGCTTTCCATGATGGTGACTTGGTGGTAGAAGAGTTGCTCAAGATTTTGCAGGTGCGGCCATGAGTTTTACAGTACAAGTAAAGGAAGAATTGCTGCTTCAGTCTAGCTCAAATAAGAGCGAGCTATCTGCTATTATCAAATTATCAGGTAGTTTGGGCTTAGCTTCATCAGGTTTGACTCTTTCTATCAGCACGGAAAATGCAAAGATTGCCCGTCACATTTATGAACTGTTACTCCATTTCTACCAGATTAAGGCTGAGATTCGCCATCATCAAAAACCTAATCTCAAAAAGAACCGTGTGTATGCAGTTTTGATAGAAGACGGCGTGAATGAGATATTGAACGATTTGCATTTGGCTGATAGCTTCTTTGGATTAGAGACGGGGATTTCTCCCTTGGTTTTGGAAAATGATTCGTGGAGTCAAGCCTATCTTCGTGGAGCATTTTTAGCGGCAGGCTCTGTTAAGGATCCTGAAAAAGGAAAATACCAGCTTGAAATAGCTTCTGTCTATAGTGACCATGCCAATGACCTGGCCAATCTGATGCAGAAATTTCTTTTGGATGCCAAAGTCATTGAGCGAAGTAAGGGAACCATTACCTATCTGCAACGTGCAGAGGACATTATGGATTTTCTTTTGGTGATTGGAGCAGAAGAGACAAAGACAGAATTTGAGAATGTTAAATTGCTTCGTGAGGCTCGCAATGACCTAAATCGAGCTACAAATGCGGAAGCCGCTAATATTGCAAAGACGGTCAATGCTAGTATGAAAACAATCAATAATATTATCAAAATTATGGATACTATCGGTCTAGATCAGTTGTCAGGTGACTTGCAGGAGATTGCCCAGTTGCGAATTCAGCATCCAGACTATTCCATTCAGCAATTGGCGGATAGTCTAACGGTACCGATCACTAAAAGTGGTGTCAACCATCGTTTGCGAAAAATCAATAAGATTGCGGATGAATTGACTGACTAGATAGGTATACATAGAATGTTATAGTCATTTGAATTAACTTTGATACATCGTTACTCTCGGCTTGCCGTACTCTAGTATTGCTTGCACCTCAGTTCCTTGTCTGAAAGTTAATTCATTCGACGATACTAAGACTGGTTCGAAAGGACCAGTTTTTTGTATGCTGTGATAGCAATCTTCTTCACTGGAATGACCCTGTTTTATGAATTTTTCAGTAATGATTAGCATATAACATTAATATATGTTAGAATAGATAGAAGGATACTTTAGCTAGAAAGGAGTTTTGATGATAAGCAACGAACAATATGATTATCTAAGGGCACATCCAACTTTTGAACGTTTGACACGTGATAGCTTTGATCAATTAGCTAAGCATATTCGTTTTCGAAAGATTCCTAAGGGACAAATCTTTTTTTACGCAGAGGATCCTAGAGATTATCTATTTGTATTGTATAAGGGCTATGCTCGGATTGAGCAATATGATGAGACGGATAGTTTTACGTATTTGGACTATATTCGGCAGGGTGGTGCCTTTCCTTTTGGAGATATGTTTCAGGACAAACCTTATCATTATACTGCCATTGCCATAACGGACCTAGAGTATTTTATTGTACCGATGGTCTTGTTTGAAACCTTGTCGAAGATAAATCCGAGTCAAATGACTTATATCTGTCAAAAATTATCCAAAGTGCTTCGTTTTCAAGAGTTGCGCTTGCGAAATGCGATGCGTTCCAAGGCATCAGATCGAGTCGTTCAAGCCTTGGCTCTTCTTTATTGGGATATGTGCCAGCGAGAGCAGTTTGCTACCTTGCCATTTGAAATTCATATTCAAGAGATTTCGCGTTTAGCAGCTACGACACGGGAAACGGTTAGCTATGTTTTGAAGCAACTGAAGCAGAATGGAAAAATTGCTTATAGCCATAAACAGTTAACTTATTTAGATATTGATTATTTCTTAGAAAATTTGACAGAAACTCATTGAAGTTTCTGTTTTTTATAAAAAAT
Encoded here:
- a CDS encoding asparagine--tRNA ligase yields the protein MSRKLITINQVKDYVGQEVTIGAWVANKSGKGKLAFLQLRDGTAFFQAVAFKPNFIEKFGEEAGTEKFDVAKRLSQETSVYVTGIVKEDERSKFGYELDVTDLEVIGESQDYPITPKEHGTDFLMDNRHLWLRSRKQVAIQQIRNAIIYATYEFFEKNGFIKFDSPILSGNAAEDSTELFETDYFGQPAYLSQSGQLYLEAGAMALGRVFDFGPVFRAEKSKTRRHLTEFWMMDAEYSFLSHEESLDLQEAYVKALIQGVIDRAPQALETLERDVDALKRYIAEPFKRVAYDDAITLLQEHEADEDTDYEHIEHGDDFGSPHETWISNYFGVPTFVVNYPASFKAFYMKPVPGNPERVLCADLLAPEGYGEIIGGSMREDNYDALVAKMDELGMDKSEYEFYLDLRKYGSVPHGGFGIGIERMVTFVAGTKHIREAIPFPRMLHRLHP
- a CDS encoding translation repressor RelB; the encoded protein is MGIVSLRLNDAEEEIFRSYAIHTGKSLSELFKTALAEQIEDQLDYEIGIKALKKFQENPVTHSIDDVLAELEDGL
- a CDS encoding type II toxin-antitoxin system RelE/ParE family toxin, whose translation is MAYKLVLSDDALKQLKKMDRHVGMMLAKDLKKRLDGLENPRQFGKALVGDYKGLWRYRVGNYRVICDIIDNKMVILALEIGHRKEIYKK
- a CDS encoding MATE family efflux transporter, with translation MKQESLGKEIIRLAFPATVENIFQPLVGFMDTLLIAQLGLVAVTAVGLANTILNVYLAVYMALGVGATALIARSIGAGDRESLTFHVRQALVLSVGVGLLLGLLSLVFGRQMLVLMGADAESLAGAQAFFYWVGGLTIFQALMTILGTILRASGDTVSPMKMSLLTNGFNVVLDYFLIFGIGSWSGWGIVGTALGTILARLLGTVLLYRKVQQTDLAVDLKQLFRLGSPKEMVVLTLPAAAERLVMRLGQVVYFSLIVGLGTTVYASHMIAGNIESFTYMPAYGLATAAAVLIGQALGKGDILTVRRVAFLSSAYGVATMSLLGIVLFFGAPSFALLFTKDLEAVRQVVIALRIDAFNQPGLAVSLIMAGALQGLGDTKSPLYSTMIGMWGLRVVGVIVLGQMFGLGIAGVWLSILIDLLLRAIFLTWRFIVQTRKLAE
- a CDS encoding regulator, yielding MKTIHTGKAPAAIGPYVQGKVVGNFLFASGQVPLSPETGEVVGETIQEQTEQVLKNIAAILSEAGTDFDHVVKTTCFLKDMNDFVAFNEVYKTAFSADFPARSAVEVARLPRDVKVEIEVIAVID
- a CDS encoding RNase adapter RapZ, whose amino-acid sequence is MSDKLHLVIVTGMSGAGKTVAIQSFEDLGYFTIDNMPPTLLPKFLELIRHSQDNNKIALVVDMRSRSFFSEIREVLDEIEGAEDLDFKVLFLDATDSELVARYKETRRSHPLAADGRVLDGIQLERELLAPLKNMSQNVIDTTELTPRNLRMAISEQFASQDNQPSFRVEVMSFGFKYGLPLDADLVFDVRFLPNPYYQKELRNLTGLDAPVFDYVMDHQESEEFYSHLIGLIEPILPGYQKEGKSVLTIAVGCTGGQHRSVAFAKRLADDLEKNWIVNRSHRDKDRRKETVNRS
- a CDS encoding YvcK family protein, which codes for MRKPKITVIGGGTGIPVILKSLRDKDVEITAIVTVADDGGSSGEIRQALQVTPPGDLRNVLLAMSDMPKLYEQIFQYRFADSDGPLAGHPLGNLIIAGISEMQGSTYNAMRLLTRFFHTTGRIYPSSEQALTLHAIFTDGTEVAGESKISKHNGMIDHVYVTNSYNDDEPKASRQVVETIMESDMIVLGPGSLFTSILPNLMISDIGKALKETKAEVTYVCNIMTQRGETEFFSDADHVAVLNAHLAEQFIDTVLVNIEPVPQEYMNSNQFDEYLVQVKHDFAGLQKQANRVISSNFLRLENGGAFHDGDLVVEELLKILQVRP
- the whiA gene encoding DNA-binding protein WhiA, which codes for MSFTVQVKEELLLQSSSNKSELSAIIKLSGSLGLASSGLTLSISTENAKIARHIYELLLHFYQIKAEIRHHQKPNLKKNRVYAVLIEDGVNEILNDLHLADSFFGLETGISPLVLENDSWSQAYLRGAFLAAGSVKDPEKGKYQLEIASVYSDHANDLANLMQKFLLDAKVIERSKGTITYLQRAEDIMDFLLVIGAEETKTEFENVKLLREARNDLNRATNAEAANIAKTVNASMKTINNIIKIMDTIGLDQLSGDLQEIAQLRIQHPDYSIQQLADSLTVPITKSGVNHRLRKINKIADELTD
- a CDS encoding Crp/Fnr family transcriptional regulator, whose protein sequence is MISNEQYDYLRAHPTFERLTRDSFDQLAKHIRFRKIPKGQIFFYAEDPRDYLFVLYKGYARIEQYDETDSFTYLDYIRQGGAFPFGDMFQDKPYHYTAIAITDLEYFIVPMVLFETLSKINPSQMTYICQKLSKVLRFQELRLRNAMRSKASDRVVQALALLYWDMCQREQFATLPFEIHIQEISRLAATTRETVSYVLKQLKQNGKIAYSHKQLTYLDIDYFLENLTETH